A stretch of the Propionispora vibrioides genome encodes the following:
- a CDS encoding class II D-tagatose-bisphosphate aldolase, non-catalytic subunit, translating into MSSKHPLKLLVERQKNGQACGIYSLCSANEYVITAAMERALADKDYVLIEATANQVNQFGGYTGMRPADFRDFVYSLALKAGFPYDKILLGGDHLGPLTWQAEIAETALEKSRELIRQYVLAGFTKIHIDTSMKLADDSPDGPLETAIIAARGAMLAREAELAFTQMRQMNPEALSPVYVVGSEVPIPGGSRDSEEYIHVTEAADFERMVETFKHAFQQYRLENAWENVIAVVVQPGVEFGDECIHAYERPAAGRLSRSLQKYPGLVFEGHSTDYQTARALKEMVEDGIAILKVGPALTFALREGLFALSHMEAELFRFSAEVEQSRFMEALDSCMAYHPENWLQHYRGRPGEIRYARKFSFSDRCRYYLPAMEVKMALDRLMKNLQLVDIPLTLLSQFMPVQYKKVRDGLLQPDVQSLLKDRIINCIDDYLYAVKPGRS; encoded by the coding sequence ATGAGTAGCAAACACCCTTTAAAACTTTTGGTGGAGCGGCAGAAGAACGGCCAGGCTTGTGGCATATATTCCCTTTGCAGTGCCAATGAGTATGTAATTACTGCCGCAATGGAACGTGCCCTGGCCGACAAGGACTACGTGCTGATTGAAGCAACCGCCAACCAGGTAAATCAGTTTGGTGGTTATACCGGCATGCGACCGGCTGATTTCCGTGACTTTGTTTATTCTTTGGCATTAAAAGCAGGCTTCCCTTACGATAAAATCCTGCTGGGCGGTGATCATTTGGGACCGCTGACCTGGCAAGCGGAAATAGCTGAAACAGCCTTGGAGAAGTCCCGGGAATTAATAAGACAGTATGTCTTGGCCGGGTTTACCAAAATACATATTGACACCAGTATGAAACTGGCCGATGATTCTCCCGATGGCCCCTTGGAAACGGCTATCATTGCGGCCCGGGGGGCCATGCTTGCCAGAGAAGCTGAACTGGCTTTTACTCAGATGCGGCAAATGAATCCGGAAGCGCTCAGTCCGGTGTATGTGGTGGGAAGTGAAGTGCCTATTCCGGGGGGAAGCCGGGATAGCGAGGAATACATTCATGTTACGGAAGCGGCAGATTTTGAGAGGATGGTAGAAACTTTTAAGCATGCCTTTCAGCAATACCGCTTAGAAAACGCCTGGGAGAATGTAATTGCTGTCGTGGTGCAGCCGGGTGTGGAATTCGGGGATGAGTGCATACATGCGTATGAGCGCCCGGCGGCAGGGCGGCTTAGCCGGTCCTTACAGAAATACCCGGGACTGGTGTTTGAGGGTCATTCGACTGATTATCAGACAGCACGTGCTCTGAAGGAAATGGTAGAGGATGGAATTGCTATTTTAAAGGTCGGGCCGGCTTTAACGTTTGCTTTGCGGGAAGGGCTGTTTGCTTTAAGTCACATGGAGGCCGAACTGTTTCGGTTTAGCGCTGAAGTTGAGCAGTCGCGGTTTATGGAAGCATTAGATTCCTGTATGGCTTATCATCCGGAGAACTGGCTGCAGCATTATCGCGGCCGGCCTGGTGAAATCCGCTATGCGAGAAAATTCAGCTTCTCCGACCGGTGCCGGTATTACCTGCCGGCCATGGAAGTGAAAATGGCTTTAGACAGACTCATGAAAAATTTGCAGTTAGTGGACATTCCTTTAACGCTGCTGAGCCAGTTCATGCCGGTACAATATAAAAAGGTACGCGACGGGTTATTGCAGCCAGATGTCCAGAGTCTGTTGAAAGACAGAATTATAAATTGTATTGATGATTATCTATATGCGGTAAAGCCTGGCAGAAGCTGA
- a CDS encoding SIS domain-containing protein: protein MNTLFGLTRETVVSKHAHYTVEEILRQPTVWKSIYEKIAGRRDEIKKFIGKIDKKTRIILTGAGSSGFVADALAPVIRKELGFTQVESIHTTDIVASPHQYLVAEAKTLLISFGRSGNSPESIAAIQLAEQLIQDVRHIVITCNNQGELAGFANERTLNFQFDEANDQGFAMTSSVTGMLLAAYGILNIEQDLSTMVNKVASYAGEILRNKHQTIADTYQPQVDRLIVLGAGNLFGAAREAALKLLELTAGKVISRYDTPMGFRHGPKAMLTPRTVILYFVAGNDYTKRYDLDMLRELSQASKNKLIVVSDVYDEVIEQVADVYIFNSVSDDVAEAFSPFIPLIVGQLFALSASLRLGCTPDNPFPGGEVNKIVQGVIVHPIEGIH from the coding sequence ATGAATACTTTATTCGGTCTTACCCGGGAAACTGTGGTAAGCAAACATGCCCATTATACAGTGGAGGAAATTTTGCGCCAGCCAACTGTTTGGAAATCCATATATGAAAAGATTGCAGGCAGAAGAGATGAAATTAAAAAGTTCATTGGAAAAATAGACAAAAAGACCAGAATTATTCTTACCGGGGCAGGCAGCTCGGGTTTTGTGGCCGATGCCTTGGCACCGGTTATACGGAAGGAACTGGGGTTTACACAGGTAGAATCCATTCATACGACAGACATTGTGGCCAGTCCGCACCAGTATCTGGTGGCAGAGGCTAAGACCTTGCTGATTTCGTTTGGCCGGTCAGGAAACAGCCCTGAAAGTATTGCCGCTATTCAACTGGCCGAACAATTGATTCAAGATGTAAGGCATATCGTCATTACCTGCAATAACCAGGGGGAATTAGCCGGTTTTGCCAACGAAAGAACTTTAAACTTCCAGTTTGATGAGGCCAATGACCAGGGGTTTGCCATGACCAGCAGCGTAACAGGCATGTTGCTGGCAGCTTATGGGATTTTGAATATTGAGCAGGATTTAAGTACTATGGTGAACAAAGTAGCAAGCTATGCGGGCGAGATTCTTCGGAATAAGCATCAGACCATCGCCGATACCTACCAACCTCAGGTAGACAGACTGATCGTATTGGGCGCCGGGAATCTGTTTGGCGCTGCCAGGGAGGCTGCGTTAAAATTGCTTGAACTGACTGCAGGCAAGGTGATATCCCGCTATGATACCCCGATGGGATTCCGCCATGGTCCCAAGGCAATGCTGACACCTCGTACAGTGATTTTATACTTTGTAGCGGGTAATGATTATACTAAACGTTACGATCTGGATATGTTGCGGGAACTGTCGCAGGCCAGCAAGAATAAATTAATTGTTGTTTCAGATGTATATGATGAAGTGATAGAACAGGTAGCCGATGTGTACATTTTCAATTCAGTCAGCGATGATGTAGCAGAAGCATTTTCACCATTTATTCCGTTAATAGTAGGGCAATTATTTGCCTTGTCCGCTTCGTTGCGGCTAGGCTGCACACCGGACAACCCTTTCCCGGGCGGGGAAGTGAATAAGATCGTACAGGGTGTTATAGTACATCCGATAGAAGGCATTCATTAA
- the nagA gene encoding N-acetylglucosamine-6-phosphate deacetylase, whose amino-acid sequence MDTSHYAITAKKIVLENRVIEDGAVVVNNGFIEAIVDSQSQLAVDCVWDCSAMELWPGLIDTHIHGANGYDVMAADFAAVNEVSKFLVKKGITAFVPTVMTAPVDQMHKALQNIHACTGKVEGAEILGAYLEGPYLAASHRGAHPQDLLRPVAVKEVDEFIKDAAHRILTVALAPESKNAVTLIQHLVRQGIHVALGHTGATYEEMVSAFAAGADIAVHTYNGMQGLHHRKPGAVGAILTDDRVYAELIADFIHVHPAAMNILFRCKPKDKIILISDAMAAAGLPDGEYTLGTIPVIVRDTIARAPGGSLAGSTTNLLSSVAALINKMAVDPVDAINMASRNPARMLGLEQHTGTIQAGKKANLVVVDTKYQVAMTLVNGKVVYQS is encoded by the coding sequence ATGGATACATCACATTATGCAATAACTGCAAAAAAAATTGTTCTGGAAAACCGCGTCATCGAAGATGGAGCCGTTGTCGTTAACAATGGGTTCATTGAAGCAATTGTCGACAGTCAAAGCCAGTTAGCGGTGGATTGTGTATGGGATTGTTCGGCAATGGAGCTTTGGCCGGGGCTGATCGATACTCACATTCATGGGGCTAATGGCTATGATGTCATGGCTGCTGATTTTGCGGCGGTTAATGAGGTGTCTAAATTTTTAGTGAAGAAAGGCATTACAGCCTTTGTTCCCACGGTTATGACTGCTCCGGTGGATCAGATGCATAAAGCATTACAAAATATACATGCTTGTACCGGCAAGGTGGAAGGCGCTGAAATCTTAGGTGCGTACCTGGAAGGACCATACCTTGCCGCCAGTCACCGCGGCGCTCATCCGCAGGATTTGCTGCGCCCTGTTGCGGTAAAGGAAGTGGATGAGTTTATTAAAGACGCGGCTCACCGTATTTTAACGGTGGCTCTGGCACCGGAAAGTAAAAATGCAGTTACCCTAATCCAGCACTTAGTTCGTCAGGGGATTCATGTCGCCTTGGGGCATACCGGTGCCACCTATGAAGAGATGGTAAGCGCTTTTGCGGCCGGGGCGGATATTGCGGTCCATACCTACAATGGTATGCAGGGATTACATCACCGCAAGCCTGGAGCCGTCGGTGCCATCTTAACCGATGACCGGGTTTATGCCGAATTGATTGCTGATTTTATCCACGTCCATCCGGCTGCAATGAACATTTTGTTTCGCTGTAAACCTAAGGATAAGATTATTTTGATCAGTGATGCGATGGCGGCAGCCGGTTTGCCGGACGGAGAATATACCCTGGGAACCATACCGGTGATTGTCAGAGATACAATTGCCCGTGCGCCGGGCGGTTCATTGGCCGGGAGTACGACAAATCTGTTAAGTTCGGTGGCGGCGCTGATTAATAAGATGGCGGTCGACCCGGTTGACGCCATTAATATGGCTTCGCGCAACCCGGCCCGGATGTTGGGGCTTGAGCAGCACACTGGCACCATACAAGCGGGCAAGAAGGCTAATTTAGTAGTCGTGGATACTAAGTATCAGGTGGCAATGACCCTGGTTAACGGGAAAGTAGTATATCAAAGCTGA